In Methanosphaera sp. ISO3-F5, a genomic segment contains:
- a CDS encoding FprA family A-type flavoprotein, protein MKADSVKIADGVYWVGALDWDARDFHGFAVPGMTYNAYLVFGDEKVALIDNVYDGFYPEMWARIEDAFKKEEKDIKIDALIINHIENDHIGSIPEFLEQCPDVECYCTQAASVGIRRQHHCMAEQKLNVIKTGDTLDLGGKTFTFVNAPMLHWPDSNFTLYNEEGILFSNDAFGQHICESKRFDVDIDPGYLELHSKRFYANLVQLSAPMVLGKVQEMTEAGYLDNLTMIAPCHGQIWKEPGKIVDLYAKWAKGEADEKITVIYETMHHSTQKMAHQIAEGIMSEGVEAKMHFIRYDPESDILADILDSKAIVLGVPTMMNNPYPKIGNLLAYLKCVSPANTGVRKIAALFSSKGWAGGAIPSLTASLTDAGFDVLEDESVEEIYVPDESDYEKCYELGKKLAQMIKE, encoded by the coding sequence CGACTGGGATGCAAGAGATTTCCATGGTTTTGCTGTACCTGGTATGACATACAATGCATACCTCGTATTCGGTGACGAAAAAGTAGCACTAATCGACAATGTATACGATGGATTCTATCCAGAAATGTGGGCAAGAATAGAAGACGCATTCAAAAAAGAAGAAAAAGACATAAAAATAGATGCACTTATAATAAACCACATCGAAAACGATCACATCGGTTCCATACCAGAATTCCTAGAACAATGCCCTGACGTAGAATGCTACTGTACACAGGCAGCAAGTGTAGGTATCAGAAGACAACACCACTGTATGGCAGAACAAAAACTAAACGTAATAAAAACTGGTGACACATTAGACCTTGGTGGTAAAACATTCACATTCGTCAATGCACCAATGCTACATTGGCCTGACAGCAACTTCACATTATACAATGAAGAAGGCATACTCTTCTCCAATGATGCTTTCGGTCAACACATATGTGAAAGTAAAAGATTCGATGTAGATATTGACCCAGGATACCTTGAATTACATTCAAAAAGATTCTATGCAAACCTAGTTCAATTATCAGCACCTATGGTACTTGGTAAAGTACAGGAAATGACAGAAGCAGGTTACCTTGACAACCTTACAATGATTGCACCATGTCATGGACAAATATGGAAAGAACCTGGAAAAATTGTAGACTTATACGCTAAATGGGCTAAAGGAGAAGCTGATGAAAAAATTACAGTAATCTATGAAACAATGCATCATTCCACACAGAAAATGGCTCATCAAATCGCTGAAGGTATAATGTCAGAAGGAGTGGAAGCTAAAATGCACTTTATCAGGTATGATCCTGAATCTGACATTCTAGCAGATATCCTTGACAGTAAAGCTATTGTTCTCGGTGTTCCTACAATGATGAACAATCCTTATCCTAAAATTGGTAACCTTCTTGCTTATCTTAAATGTGTAAGTCCGGCTAATACTGGTGTACGTAAAATTGCCGCTTTATTCTCATCTAAAGGTTGGGCTGGAGGAGCAATTCCTAGTCTTACAGCAAGTCTTACTGATGCAGGATTTGATGTATTAGAGGATGAGTCTGTTGAAGAAATTTATGTGCCTGATGAAAGTGATTATGAAAAATGTTATGAATTAGGTAAAAAATTAGCTCAAATGATAAAAGAATAA
- a CDS encoding DUF4013 domain-containing protein — protein sequence MELTEIIMDSIIYPTQNIKALAIYLLIGIIVGVVAFATGASSVFASVLTGAKHGINGAGIIVLLIGIILLLALYCFVQGYGMDIIKTGILRTQEAPGIDFERQLTNGFNCLIVTIVYMIIPLVLTYIIGLFLRSWLTMIIALILFVIFMFAMTMAQCRLADTNNLGYALNVQGAISDMQNIGVPKVVMTIVAVLLVDMVIQLIVGGIFGLFGSQMLTSMITSLVSIYLIFYQNRAVGLLYSEKR from the coding sequence ATGGAATTAACAGAAATAATAATGGATTCTATTATCTATCCTACACAAAACATTAAAGCATTAGCAATATACTTATTAATTGGTATAATTGTGGGAGTTGTAGCTTTTGCTACAGGAGCCAGTTCTGTTTTTGCATCAGTATTAACCGGAGCTAAACATGGTATCAATGGTGCAGGAATTATAGTATTACTGATAGGTATCATCCTATTATTAGCTTTATACTGTTTTGTTCAGGGATATGGTATGGATATAATTAAGACAGGTATTTTAAGGACTCAGGAAGCACCAGGAATAGATTTTGAAAGACAATTAACTAACGGATTTAATTGCTTAATAGTTACCATAGTATATATGATTATACCATTAGTATTAACATATATTATAGGTTTATTCTTAAGATCATGGTTAACAATGATAATAGCATTAATTCTTTTTGTCATATTTATGTTTGCTATGACTATGGCACAATGTAGGCTAGCAGATACTAATAATTTAGGTTATGCCTTAAATGTTCAGGGTGCAATCAGTGATATGCAAAATATAGGAGTGCCTAAAGTAGTTATGACTATTGTTGCAGTATTACTTGTGGATATGGTTATACAGTTGATTGTAGGTGGAATCTTTGGATTATTTGGTTCCCAGATGTTAACTTCTATGATTACTAGTCTAGTAAGTATTTACCTTATTTTCTATCAAAACAGAGCAGTAGGATTATTATATTCAGAGAAAAGATAA
- a CDS encoding metallophosphoesterase codes for MSFRTRRVLMSSPFYALISYLVLNYISSLLEVKATLYILLFVLFIWSIHVVPMFFEKEKSSMLGRCLTRLFGVWEWVLVMLIIYSAILFILGFLIKIPKTLIICLLLTIPVIGAYSYYNAHKIVIKERVLEFDNLGNDYNIVHLSDVHFGSIMHKKSISNLARKLDALSDTCDLAIISGDLADGSCAVEEDDLLALGNVDMPIIFTSGNHDYYQTIESVHAACRKAGIIVLENSGMIFDDLNIYGLSYSFGDIEMPGRDELLSFIDESRVNIVNYHIPNGWYELSQLGFDIQLSGHTHGGQFYPVIFFGNLFYEGHNMGLFRDDLNHYLHVTTGVGCMDFPMRWGTDSELVVLKLRGKR; via the coding sequence ATGAGTTTCAGAACTAGAAGAGTCTTAATGAGTTCACCATTTTATGCACTAATCTCATATCTGGTGTTAAATTATATTTCTTCCCTATTAGAAGTTAAGGCTACTCTTTACATATTATTGTTCGTATTGTTCATATGGAGTATTCATGTTGTGCCAATGTTCTTTGAAAAAGAAAAATCATCAATGCTCGGACGTTGTTTAACAAGACTGTTTGGAGTATGGGAGTGGGTACTGGTAATGCTAATAATCTATTCGGCAATACTGTTTATCCTAGGATTCCTTATTAAAATACCTAAAACATTAATCATCTGCCTACTGTTAACAATACCAGTTATAGGAGCCTACAGTTATTATAATGCACATAAGATAGTAATCAAGGAACGAGTATTAGAGTTTGATAACCTAGGCAATGATTATAATATTGTTCATTTATCCGATGTTCATTTCGGATCTATTATGCATAAAAAGTCCATTTCTAATTTAGCAAGAAAACTAGATGCTTTATCTGATACTTGTGATTTGGCCATTATCTCTGGTGACTTGGCTGATGGTTCATGTGCCGTGGAGGAGGATGACTTGTTAGCATTAGGGAATGTAGATATGCCAATTATTTTCACTTCAGGTAATCATGATTATTACCAGACTATTGAAAGCGTTCATGCTGCCTGCAGGAAGGCAGGTATCATTGTACTAGAAAATAGTGGAATGATCTTTGATGACCTGAACATCTATGGTCTAAGTTACAGCTTTGGTGATATTGAAATGCCAGGTAGGGATGAATTGTTGTCATTTATTGATGAGAGTAGGGTTAATATTGTGAATTACCATATTCCTAATGGTTGGTATGAATTGTCACAGTTAGGCTTTGATATTCAGTTGTCTGGTCATACTCATGGTGGCCAGTTTTATCCTGTGATATTCTTTGGAAACCTTTTCTATGAGGGTCATAATATGGGCTTGTTCAGGGATGATTTGAATCATTATCTTCATGTTACTACTGGTGTGGGTTGTATGGATTTTCCTATGAGGTGGGGTACTGATTCTGAATTGGTTGTTCTTAAATTGCGTGGAAAGAGATAG
- a CDS encoding nitroreductase family protein, whose product MKHLIIDEAKCIGCGLCKQVCIRDNIEIVDGKAVDIESNCFDCGQCSTLCPTNAITIKAYDNDNEEIEDYNPDSIPVSYDDMLQFYKQRRTCRWFKDEKISQETFDKLMKGAYYSPNRQNIQDVEFVVVDEKMPEFIDHIYSIISAKEDEFFRIKQVGEYLRDENHDPKRHPLLWEGQQLLLAFSENKTDAVIAMTRIELLAYSLGLGGFHSLFIGMADEVDNKELMKFFPEIDSAKHMYAAFVIGIPRVKYRRTRPHKEIKLHYM is encoded by the coding sequence ATGAAGCATTTAATAATAGATGAAGCAAAATGCATAGGATGTGGCCTATGCAAACAGGTATGTATACGAGATAACATAGAAATAGTAGACGGTAAGGCAGTGGACATTGAAAGTAACTGTTTTGACTGTGGACAATGCTCAACACTATGTCCAACAAATGCCATAACAATAAAAGCATATGATAATGACAACGAAGAGATAGAAGACTATAATCCAGACAGTATACCAGTAAGCTATGATGACATGCTGCAGTTTTATAAGCAACGCAGAACATGCAGATGGTTTAAGGATGAGAAAATTTCACAAGAAACATTCGATAAGTTAATGAAAGGAGCATATTATAGTCCTAACAGGCAGAACATACAGGACGTGGAGTTTGTCGTTGTTGATGAAAAGATGCCCGAATTCATTGATCACATCTACAGTATTATCAGTGCAAAAGAGGATGAATTCTTCAGAATAAAACAGGTAGGAGAATACCTTCGTGATGAAAACCATGACCCTAAACGTCACCCACTATTATGGGAGGGTCAGCAGTTACTATTAGCATTTTCTGAGAATAAGACTGATGCTGTTATTGCAATGACCCGTATTGAATTACTTGCATATAGTCTTGGTCTTGGTGGATTCCATTCATTATTTATTGGAATGGCTGATGAAGTGGATAATAAGGAACTGATGAAATTCTTCCCTGAGATTGACTCTGCTAAGCATATGTATGCAGCTTTTGTTATTGGTATTCCTCGTGTCAAGTATCGTAGGACACGACCTCATAAAGAGATTAAATTACATTACATGTAA